The following coding sequences lie in one uncultured Mailhella sp. genomic window:
- a CDS encoding nitronate monooxygenase, whose translation MSFPALKIGDLVARTPIVQGGMGVGISLSKLASAVANEGGIGVIAGAMVGMREPDVASNPVEANVRALRREIEKARAATKGIIGVNIMVALTTFAEMVRASVEARADVIFSGAGLPMDLPKIFLDACAQKKEEFRTKLVPIVSSGRAATLIAKKWMHKTGLIPDAFVLEGPKAGGHLGFSEEHIFDEAFSLEHLVSGVVDAAKALEDKAGRAIPVIAGGGVFSGADIARMLSLGASGVQMATRFVATDECDADIRFKQAYVDAKEEDVTIIHSPVGMPGRALNNSFIEAAREGKRKPFKCVFHCIKTCDPSTTPYCISSALINAMKGNLDKGFVFCGANVARVKSIVSVHELVETLRREYDECLAQKESAAG comes from the coding sequence ATGTCTTTCCCCGCGTTGAAAATCGGTGATCTGGTCGCCCGCACGCCCATCGTTCAGGGCGGCATGGGCGTCGGCATATCTCTTTCCAAACTGGCGTCCGCCGTGGCCAACGAAGGCGGCATCGGCGTCATCGCCGGAGCCATGGTCGGCATGCGCGAACCCGACGTGGCCTCGAATCCCGTGGAAGCCAACGTCCGCGCCCTGCGCCGCGAAATCGAAAAGGCCCGCGCCGCCACCAAAGGCATCATCGGCGTGAACATCATGGTCGCGCTCACCACCTTTGCCGAAATGGTGCGCGCCTCCGTCGAAGCGCGCGCCGACGTCATTTTCTCCGGCGCCGGTCTGCCCATGGATCTGCCGAAAATCTTTCTCGACGCCTGCGCCCAGAAAAAGGAAGAATTCCGCACCAAGCTCGTGCCCATCGTGTCTTCCGGCCGCGCCGCCACGCTCATCGCCAAAAAGTGGATGCACAAAACCGGCCTCATTCCCGACGCCTTCGTGCTCGAAGGCCCCAAGGCCGGCGGTCATCTCGGCTTTTCCGAAGAGCACATCTTCGACGAGGCCTTCTCCCTCGAACACCTGGTCTCCGGCGTGGTCGACGCCGCCAAGGCTCTGGAAGACAAGGCCGGACGCGCCATTCCCGTGATTGCGGGCGGCGGCGTGTTCAGCGGCGCGGACATCGCCAGAATGCTCTCGCTCGGCGCCTCCGGCGTGCAGATGGCCACCCGCTTCGTGGCCACGGACGAATGCGACGCGGACATCCGCTTCAAGCAGGCCTACGTGGACGCCAAAGAAGAAGACGTGACCATCATCCACAGCCCGGTGGGCATGCCCGGCCGCGCCCTGAACAATTCCTTCATCGAGGCCGCGCGCGAAGGCAAGCGAAAGCCCTTCAAGTGCGTGTTCCACTGCATCAAGACCTGCGATCCGAGCACCACGCCCTACTGCATTTCCTCGGCGCTCATCAACGCCATGAAGGGCAATCTCGACAAGGGCTTCGTGTTCTGCGGAGCCAACGTGGCCCGCGTGAAGAGCATCGTTTCCGTTCACGAACTCGTGGAAACCCTGCGCAGGGAATACGACGAATGCCTTGCCCAAAAGGAATCCGCCGCCGGATAA
- a CDS encoding flavodoxin family protein — protein MNRRDFLKRSLMATAVGGLLLSGAASSLSEARGAEPDKEKKMKILVLTGSPREHGNSNTLADHFIKGAQEAGHDVFRFDAAQKSVHPCIACNSCGMDGPCVFDDDDFSLVREHIVPADLVAFVTPMYYFGISAQLKAVIDRFYAINGSIHTPKQAVLLMTYANNSRRDESPMLTHYEVLLDYLGWTDAGRIVAPGVWTEGSIRNTPFPEKAHRLGKGLRLQGERSL, from the coding sequence ATGAACCGGCGAGACTTTCTCAAACGCTCTCTCATGGCCACGGCCGTCGGAGGTCTGCTTCTCTCCGGCGCGGCGTCTTCCCTTTCCGAAGCGCGCGGCGCAGAACCTGACAAGGAGAAAAAGATGAAGATTCTCGTTCTCACCGGCAGCCCGAGGGAACACGGCAATTCCAACACGCTGGCCGATCACTTCATCAAAGGCGCGCAGGAAGCCGGGCACGACGTGTTCCGCTTCGACGCCGCGCAGAAAAGCGTTCATCCCTGCATCGCCTGCAACAGCTGCGGCATGGACGGCCCCTGCGTGTTCGATGACGACGACTTCAGTCTCGTGCGCGAGCACATCGTTCCCGCCGATCTCGTGGCCTTTGTCACGCCCATGTACTACTTCGGCATATCCGCCCAGCTCAAGGCCGTCATCGACCGTTTCTACGCCATAAACGGCTCCATCCACACGCCGAAGCAGGCCGTGCTCCTCATGACCTACGCCAACAACTCAAGGCGCGACGAAAGCCCCATGCTCACGCACTACGAAGTGCTGCTGGACTATCTCGGCTGGACCGACGCCGGACGCATCGTCGCTCCCGGCGTGTGGACCGAAGGCTCCATACGCAACACGCCCTTCCCCGAAAAAGCCCACCGCCTCGGCAAAGGACTGCGCCTTCAGGGAGAGCGCTCGCTATGA
- a CDS encoding MBL fold metallo-hydrolase yields the protein MKRRAFLGMMAGAAVAAGAGGVFAFLRQEQFGALPEGEDMRRILRSPHYADGAFHNLIERPVLSDDSTFAGALLRSLVEERPNPAPSAPVPSQKPDLLSRDRAENFVVWLGHSSFFLQMGGKRLLIDPVFSDHAAPVSFSTRAFAGATPCTVRDMPDIDALLISHDHWDHLDYPTVTALKKRIGLVACGLGTGAHFRRWGFERERIREADWGDDIDLNGVRIRFVTASHYSGRTLTQNKTLWTGFMLEAPGCRVFFSGDSGYGPHFADIGKKLGAPDLALLDCGQYNERWKYIHMTPEEAVQAAQDLGAKALLPAHVGKFALACHPWDEPFRRVTTASQGKAFRLVTPIIGDVVSLTRPLPEFPRWWEALAARQA from the coding sequence ATGAAACGACGCGCCTTTCTCGGCATGATGGCGGGAGCCGCCGTTGCGGCAGGCGCAGGCGGCGTGTTCGCCTTTCTGCGTCAGGAACAGTTCGGAGCCCTGCCCGAAGGCGAAGATATGCGCCGCATTCTGCGCTCGCCGCACTATGCCGACGGAGCCTTCCACAATCTCATTGAGCGCCCCGTGCTCAGCGACGACAGCACCTTTGCGGGCGCGCTGCTCCGCTCTCTCGTGGAAGAGCGCCCCAATCCCGCGCCGAGCGCGCCGGTTCCCTCCCAAAAGCCCGACCTTCTCTCGCGAGACCGCGCCGAAAACTTCGTGGTCTGGCTCGGGCATTCCAGCTTTTTCCTCCAGATGGGCGGCAAACGCCTGCTCATCGATCCGGTGTTCAGCGATCACGCCGCGCCGGTCTCGTTCAGCACTCGGGCCTTTGCCGGAGCCACGCCCTGCACGGTGCGCGACATGCCCGACATCGACGCCCTGCTCATCTCCCACGATCACTGGGATCACCTGGACTACCCCACGGTCACGGCGCTGAAAAAACGCATCGGCCTTGTCGCGTGCGGACTCGGCACGGGCGCGCATTTTCGGCGCTGGGGCTTTGAGCGCGAGCGCATCCGCGAGGCCGACTGGGGCGACGACATCGACCTGAACGGCGTTCGCATCCGCTTCGTCACGGCCAGCCACTATTCCGGCCGCACCCTCACGCAGAACAAGACACTGTGGACCGGCTTCATGCTGGAAGCGCCGGGCTGCCGCGTCTTCTTCAGCGGAGACAGCGGCTACGGCCCCCACTTCGCCGACATCGGAAAAAAGCTCGGCGCGCCGGATCTCGCGCTGCTCGACTGCGGACAGTACAACGAGCGCTGGAAGTACATCCACATGACGCCGGAAGAGGCCGTGCAGGCGGCGCAGGATCTGGGCGCAAAGGCGCTGCTGCCCGCACACGTCGGCAAGTTCGCCCTGGCCTGTCACCCCTGGGACGAACCGTTCCGCCGCGTGACGACCGCCTCGCAGGGAAAGGCGTTCCGTCTGGTCACGCCGATCATCGGCGACGTCGTGTCCCTGACGCGACCTCTGCCGGAATTTCCCCGCTGGTGGGAAGCGCTGGCCGCCCGGCAGGCCTAG
- a CDS encoding AraC family transcriptional regulator has translation MLRYLESPRIFATAVEGFHLVRREDSGAPEQCFEKPLVGLVVQGTKHSIMAGQEFVYTENQTVVAGVDMPIASYLVNPTHDHPFLFAYLYLNKKMLSSLALEMKDALPESDEESAGVSVADADVDIMEMFLRLIELLEKPEQIPVRAPMMLRELHYLLLISPHGPLLRRLNTPGTQNHQVMQAISWIRENYRNPLKVESLARQVNMSASNLHRHFKLLTGLSPLQYQKQLRLYEAQRLMLVEHERASSAALSVGYESVTQFNREYKRVFGEPPLRDMNRRRTLSGLS, from the coding sequence ATGCTCCGCTATCTGGAGTCTCCCCGAATCTTTGCCACGGCCGTGGAGGGCTTTCACCTCGTCCGCCGCGAAGACAGCGGAGCGCCGGAACAGTGCTTTGAAAAGCCCCTCGTCGGACTCGTGGTGCAGGGCACGAAGCATTCGATCATGGCCGGGCAGGAATTTGTCTATACGGAGAACCAGACCGTCGTGGCGGGCGTGGACATGCCCATTGCGTCCTACCTGGTCAATCCCACGCACGACCATCCGTTTCTCTTCGCCTACCTCTATCTGAACAAAAAAATGCTCTCCTCCCTGGCCCTGGAAATGAAGGACGCGCTGCCCGAAAGCGACGAAGAAAGCGCAGGCGTTTCCGTGGCCGACGCCGACGTCGACATCATGGAAATGTTTCTGCGGCTTATCGAGCTTCTGGAAAAGCCCGAACAGATTCCCGTCCGCGCGCCCATGATGCTGCGCGAACTGCACTATCTTCTGCTCATCAGTCCGCACGGCCCGCTGCTGCGCCGTCTGAACACGCCGGGCACGCAGAATCATCAGGTCATGCAGGCCATCAGCTGGATACGGGAAAACTACAGAAATCCGCTGAAGGTGGAATCGCTGGCCAGGCAGGTGAACATGTCCGCATCCAATCTGCACCGTCACTTCAAGCTGCTCACGGGGCTGAGCCCGCTGCAGTATCAGAAGCAGCTTCGCCTGTACGAGGCCCAGCGCCTCATGCTGGTAGAGCACGAACGCGCTTCCAGCGCGGCGCTCAGCGTGGGCTACGAAAGCGTGACGCAGTTCAACAGAGAATACAAACGGGTGTTCGGCGAGCCGCCGCTGCGCGACATGAATCGCCGCAGAACCTTGTCCGGCCTCTCCTGA
- a CDS encoding flavodoxin encodes MSNSDDRRVSADMCSLEVGVASRRVFLKTLALGAAALAAPALFSTRALAAEAGGKVLIVYFSHSGNTRRLAGFIHDRVGGDMVELKTVKPYSEDYDTVVDEAKKEQEANARPAVATELPSLDGYDTVFIGYPNWWGTLPMPFFTLLEKYDLGNRTVIPFCTHEGSRFGRSERDLKALCPQARMLEGFEVRGSRVSGAADDVNEWLSGLGFKTAG; translated from the coding sequence GTGAGCAACTCTGATGATCGCCGCGTGTCGGCAGACATGTGTTCTCTTGAGGTCGGCGTCGCGTCGAGACGCGTTTTTCTGAAGACTCTTGCGCTGGGGGCCGCCGCGCTGGCCGCGCCCGCGCTGTTTTCCACGCGGGCCCTGGCCGCGGAAGCGGGAGGCAAGGTGCTGATCGTGTATTTTTCTCATAGCGGCAACACGCGTCGTCTTGCGGGATTCATTCACGATCGCGTGGGCGGCGACATGGTGGAACTGAAAACCGTGAAGCCCTATTCCGAAGACTATGATACCGTGGTGGACGAGGCGAAGAAGGAGCAGGAGGCGAACGCCCGCCCGGCCGTTGCCACGGAACTGCCTTCGCTGGACGGCTATGACACGGTGTTCATCGGCTATCCGAACTGGTGGGGCACGCTGCCCATGCCGTTCTTCACGCTGCTTGAAAAGTACGATCTCGGCAATCGGACCGTCATTCCGTTCTGCACCCACGAGGGCAGCCGCTTCGGACGCAGCGAGAGAGATCTCAAAGCGCTGTGCCCGCAGGCCCGCATGCTTGAGGGCTTCGAGGTGCGCGGCTCCCGCGTGTCCGGCGCAGCCGACGACGTGAACGAATGGCTGAGCGGTCTGGGCTTCAAAACGGCCGGGTAA
- a CDS encoding carboxymuconolactone decarboxylase family protein: MKKAVTLGAMIVAGLMLSSAVALAAPDQSAGRVDATARNMQKFLGSTTSSLAATDPDLAAMRDRLLYGEIMDHGTLSDKQRMLVTLVVLTAGQTLDDFKTQVNAALRVGATPVEIREALYQCAPYIGFPRTEAAVKLMNEVFAEHKIALPLEKQSTVTEQTRYADGLAVQKSIFGEGIDKMHEAATEDQKAVVQNYLSAFCFGDIYTRKGLDLKTRELLTFSIISAFGGCDSQVRSHVQGNIAVGNTRENLIDALAQSLPYMGFPRTLNALACVNAVAPAAGK, from the coding sequence ATGAAGAAAGCCGTTACTCTGGGTGCGATGATTGTTGCGGGCCTGATGCTGTCTTCCGCCGTGGCCCTTGCCGCTCCGGATCAGAGCGCAGGACGCGTGGACGCGACGGCGCGGAACATGCAGAAGTTTCTCGGAAGCACAACGTCGTCTCTGGCGGCCACGGATCCCGATCTTGCCGCCATGCGCGACAGGCTCCTCTACGGCGAGATCATGGATCACGGCACGCTGAGCGACAAGCAGCGCATGCTCGTCACGCTGGTGGTGCTGACCGCCGGTCAGACGCTGGACGACTTCAAGACGCAGGTGAACGCCGCGCTGCGCGTGGGCGCAACGCCCGTGGAAATTCGGGAAGCGCTGTATCAGTGCGCGCCCTACATCGGCTTTCCCCGCACGGAAGCGGCCGTGAAGCTGATGAACGAAGTGTTTGCGGAACACAAGATCGCCCTGCCTCTGGAAAAGCAGAGCACCGTGACGGAGCAGACCCGCTACGCCGACGGTCTGGCGGTGCAGAAGTCCATTTTCGGCGAGGGCATCGACAAAATGCACGAGGCTGCCACCGAGGATCAGAAGGCCGTGGTGCAGAACTATCTTTCCGCCTTCTGCTTCGGCGACATCTACACCCGCAAGGGGCTGGATCTGAAGACCCGCGAACTTCTCACCTTTTCCATCATCAGCGCCTTCGGCGGATGCGATTCTCAGGTGCGTTCCCATGTGCAGGGCAACATTGCCGTGGGCAACACCCGCGAGAATCTGATCGATGCGCTCGCGCAGAGCCTGCCCTACATGGGCTTCCCGCGCACGCTGAACGCGCTGGCCTGCGTGAACGCCGTGGCTCCGGCCGCGGGCAAGTAG
- a CDS encoding aldo/keto reductase, whose translation MKKRNLGRSGLEVSAVGMGCMGFSHGYGAVPSEEEAVRLIRRAFELGCTFFDTAEGYGPFVNEELVGRAVEPFRDRIVLATKFSPFALPGQNMPEGKLSRSGVRSAVEDSLRRLRTDYIDLYYEHRVPDDETVEDVAFWMGELIAEGKIRGWGQSQSTESQIRRAHAVTPLAAVQSEYSIMERMFEKDVIPACAELGIGFVAFSPLASGFLSGRCAVNAVYQGDDVRRVITRFEPGNMAANEPILTLLRRVAEDKGATPAQISLAWMLHGRDFVVPIPGMRREERIVENLGAADVELSDEEFEALERALSGMVVHGNRTDEDIERLGSVRAR comes from the coding sequence ATGAAGAAAAGAAATCTGGGGCGCAGCGGCCTGGAAGTTTCGGCCGTAGGCATGGGCTGCATGGGCTTTTCGCACGGCTACGGGGCCGTCCCTTCGGAAGAGGAGGCCGTGCGGCTCATACGCCGAGCCTTTGAGCTCGGCTGCACCTTTTTCGATACCGCGGAAGGATACGGGCCCTTTGTGAACGAGGAACTTGTGGGGCGGGCCGTGGAGCCTTTTCGCGACCGCATCGTGCTGGCGACGAAGTTTTCGCCGTTTGCGCTGCCCGGTCAGAACATGCCCGAGGGCAAGCTCAGCCGAAGCGGGGTGCGCAGTGCCGTGGAGGATTCGCTGCGCCGTCTGCGCACGGACTACATCGACCTTTACTATGAGCACCGCGTTCCCGACGACGAAACCGTGGAAGATGTGGCGTTCTGGATGGGCGAGCTGATCGCGGAGGGCAAGATACGCGGCTGGGGACAGTCGCAGTCCACGGAATCGCAGATACGCCGGGCCCATGCGGTCACGCCGCTTGCGGCCGTGCAGAGTGAGTATTCCATCATGGAGCGGATGTTTGAAAAGGACGTCATTCCCGCCTGCGCCGAGCTCGGCATCGGCTTTGTGGCGTTTTCGCCGCTGGCCAGCGGTTTTCTCAGCGGCAGGTGCGCCGTGAACGCCGTGTATCAGGGCGACGACGTGCGCCGCGTCATCACCCGTTTCGAGCCCGGGAACATGGCGGCCAACGAGCCGATTCTGACGCTGCTCCGACGCGTTGCCGAAGACAAGGGAGCCACGCCCGCACAGATTTCGCTGGCCTGGATGCTGCATGGTCGGGATTTTGTGGTTCCCATTCCGGGCATGCGTCGGGAAGAGCGCATTGTGGAGAACCTCGGCGCGGCGGACGTGGAACTTTCCGACGAGGAGTTCGAGGCTCTGGAGCGCGCGCTTTCGGGCATGGTCGTACACGGCAACAGAACGGACGAGGATATCGAACGGCTGGGCTCGGTGAGGGCCAGGTAG
- a CDS encoding alcohol dehydrogenase catalytic domain-containing protein, whose translation MAENTMKAGVLVGPGEVRIMDVPVPDMAPGMMRIRVSACGVCGSDIHMWKAGKGWSSQPPEHFIMGHEFCGTVTDPGDSDFRAGERVTFWANLYCGECDMCRSGREQLCRAVNGTNYIGFVCNGGYAEYFVGKAMNAYRLPDSVSDVAAGLIDPLMVAYHAVRRSGLKLHDKVLVVGSGIIAQLIGGLAKKAGASLLVMSRIDDRQTGKAREIGDFDAYVYGNAPDRAERMLELSEGGFDVVFEAVGSGDSLAACLDGVKPGGEVVMIGNSVAPTVPFELNRAVLHEVRLTGSVSCTRREFEETIDLIARGIIDPEKYVTDVLPLEELQHALEMQVSSEGRVLKTVIRP comes from the coding sequence ATGGCAGAGAACACCATGAAGGCCGGCGTGCTCGTCGGTCCCGGCGAGGTGCGGATCATGGACGTGCCCGTCCCGGACATGGCTCCGGGCATGATGCGCATTCGCGTGAGCGCCTGCGGCGTGTGCGGCAGCGATATCCATATGTGGAAGGCAGGCAAGGGCTGGAGCAGTCAGCCGCCGGAACACTTCATCATGGGACACGAATTCTGCGGCACGGTGACCGATCCCGGCGACAGCGATTTTCGCGCAGGCGAGCGCGTCACGTTCTGGGCCAACCTGTACTGCGGCGAATGCGACATGTGCCGCTCGGGCAGAGAACAGCTCTGCCGCGCCGTGAACGGCACGAACTACATCGGCTTCGTGTGCAACGGCGGCTATGCGGAATACTTCGTCGGCAAGGCCATGAACGCCTATCGGCTGCCCGATTCGGTGTCGGACGTGGCCGCGGGCCTCATTGATCCGCTCATGGTGGCCTATCACGCGGTGCGTCGTTCGGGGCTGAAGCTGCACGACAAGGTGCTTGTCGTGGGCAGCGGCATCATTGCCCAGCTCATCGGCGGTCTGGCGAAGAAGGCCGGAGCCTCGCTGCTCGTCATGTCCCGCATCGACGATCGGCAGACGGGCAAGGCGCGTGAAATCGGCGATTTCGACGCCTACGTGTACGGCAACGCGCCGGACAGGGCCGAAAGAATGCTGGAGCTTTCCGAGGGCGGCTTCGACGTGGTTTTTGAGGCCGTGGGTTCCGGCGACTCGCTGGCGGCCTGTCTGGACGGCGTGAAGCCCGGCGGAGAGGTGGTCATGATAGGCAATTCCGTCGCGCCCACGGTGCCTTTCGAGCTGAACCGGGCAGTGCTGCATGAAGTGAGGCTCACCGGCAGCGTGTCCTGCACGCGCCGGGAATTTGAGGAAACCATTGATCTCATTGCCCGCGGCATTATTGATCCTGAAAAGTACGTCACCGACGTTCTGCCGCTGGAAGAACTTCAGCATGCGCTGGAAATGCAGGTGTCCTCCGAGGGACGCGTGCTGAAAACGGTGATCCGCCCGTAG
- a CDS encoding cupin domain-containing protein produces the protein MNKLILSMALTLAALCALPGQSDAAEIGKSQTILRNGEFPTAKGADQFFTGSVRVEQLYPANNDMRSSVGVVTFEPGARSNWHIHPVGQALIVTSGVGLTQEWGKPIQVIRAGDVVICPVNVKHWHGAAPNSAMTHISICEEKEPGKVVVWMEKVTDEQYNAR, from the coding sequence ATGAACAAGTTGATCCTGTCCATGGCCCTGACTCTCGCTGCCCTCTGTGCTCTGCCCGGGCAGAGCGACGCTGCCGAAATCGGCAAGTCGCAGACCATTCTGCGCAACGGCGAGTTCCCGACCGCCAAGGGGGCGGATCAGTTTTTCACCGGCAGCGTGCGCGTTGAACAGCTCTATCCCGCCAACAACGACATGCGCTCCAGCGTGGGCGTGGTCACCTTTGAACCGGGCGCGCGTTCCAACTGGCATATTCATCCGGTGGGGCAGGCGCTCATCGTCACGTCCGGCGTGGGCCTCACGCAGGAGTGGGGCAAGCCCATTCAGGTCATCCGTGCGGGCGACGTGGTCATTTGTCCCGTCAATGTCAAGCACTGGCACGGCGCAGCGCCGAACAGCGCCATGACGCACATTTCCATTTGCGAAGAAAAGGAACCGGGCAAGGTCGTGGTCTGGATGGAAAAGGTCACCGACGAACAGTACAACGCCAGGTAA
- a CDS encoding flavodoxin, which translates to MLIAYFSLSGNTRLIARDIQRMTGGELFEIRPVRRYGPDFDTAVEQARQELREHARPKLKETISDMSRYDVVFVGFPNWVGTMPMPVFSFLEQHDFRGKTIVPFCTHGTSGPANTINDLKALPLHATVRDALSVYRNDVRDAEGRVRAWLKDLGYLKED; encoded by the coding sequence ATGCTCATCGCCTACTTTTCCCTCTCAGGAAACACCCGTCTCATCGCCCGCGACATTCAGCGCATGACCGGCGGAGAACTCTTTGAAATACGTCCCGTGCGCCGCTACGGCCCCGACTTCGACACCGCCGTGGAGCAGGCCAGACAGGAACTCAGGGAACATGCGAGGCCGAAGCTAAAGGAAACCATCTCCGACATGAGTCGTTACGACGTCGTCTTCGTGGGCTTTCCCAACTGGGTGGGAACCATGCCCATGCCGGTCTTCAGCTTTCTGGAACAGCACGATTTCAGGGGAAAAACCATCGTGCCCTTCTGCACGCACGGCACCAGCGGCCCGGCCAACACCATAAACGATCTCAAGGCCCTTCCCCTGCATGCCACTGTCCGCGACGCGCTTTCCGTCTATCGAAACGACGTGCGCGACGCCGAAGGCAGAGTGCGCGCCTGGCTGAAGGATCTCGGCTATCTGAAGGAAGACTGA
- a CDS encoding cyclophilin-like fold protein yields MKDILATLLGALLTFTLASPCSGAPASPDSGRSLILFYSLSGNTRLTAEALSRLTGASLAEIKTVEPYPDDFHAVVEQARQERSTGYLPPLLPLQANLNDYDTIYLGFPIWSNSIPQPMATFLSEHPLEGKTILPFCTHDGYGPGRSARVVTEYCPKAQVLPIFDMLGSEARDAEPKLASWLQELGVAASSARNIVIRINDVELSAVLDNSPVAGEFMRRLPLSIPMVQYGGREYYGGLDREIPTSEEGRLRFDDGDITYCPQNNSVAIFYAQSSRPNLTMKVIPMGRVTSDLAPLHELPSSVIAHFSLQSAQP; encoded by the coding sequence ATGAAGGACATACTCGCCACGCTGCTTGGAGCCCTGCTCACCTTTACTCTTGCCTCGCCCTGCTCCGGCGCTCCCGCCTCGCCAGACTCCGGCCGAAGCCTCATTCTCTTCTATTCGCTCTCGGGAAACACCCGTCTGACGGCCGAAGCCCTGAGCCGTCTCACCGGCGCGTCCCTGGCGGAAATAAAAACCGTCGAACCCTATCCCGACGACTTTCACGCCGTGGTGGAACAGGCAAGGCAGGAGCGAAGCACCGGCTATCTTCCTCCCCTTCTGCCCCTTCAGGCAAATCTGAACGACTACGACACCATCTATCTCGGCTTTCCCATCTGGAGCAATTCCATTCCGCAGCCCATGGCAACCTTCCTTTCCGAACATCCTCTCGAAGGAAAAACCATCCTTCCCTTCTGCACGCACGACGGGTACGGCCCGGGACGCAGCGCCCGCGTGGTGACGGAATACTGTCCGAAGGCGCAAGTGCTCCCCATATTCGACATGCTCGGCTCCGAAGCCAGAGACGCGGAACCAAAACTCGCGTCATGGCTGCAGGAGCTCGGCGTGGCCGCTTCCTCCGCGCGGAACATCGTCATCCGCATCAACGACGTCGAACTTTCCGCCGTGCTCGACAACAGTCCCGTCGCCGGGGAATTTATGCGCCGACTGCCGCTTTCGATACCCATGGTGCAGTACGGCGGCCGTGAATACTACGGCGGCCTCGACCGGGAAATCCCCACCTCGGAAGAAGGAAGACTGCGCTTTGACGACGGCGACATCACTTACTGCCCGCAGAACAACAGCGTGGCCATCTTCTACGCCCAGAGCTCGCGGCCGAATCTTACCATGAAGGTCATTCCCATGGGCCGCGTGACTTCCGACCTTGCCCCGCTGCACGAACTGCCCTCGTCCGTCATCGCGCACTTTTCCCTGCAAAGCGCTCAGCCCTGA
- a CDS encoding DsrE family protein: MYYDLVIHVDDNDPARLNLAFNNVANYKAALPGEDFRVVMVANGPAVQLFTRANAALAERGAKLMAEGLSIRLCNNALKSFSVAREDLWEGCEVVPAGVVEIVKLQREGFALLRP, from the coding sequence ATGTACTACGACCTCGTCATCCATGTGGACGACAATGATCCCGCCCGTCTCAATCTGGCCTTCAACAACGTGGCCAACTACAAGGCCGCGCTGCCCGGCGAAGACTTCCGTGTGGTCATGGTGGCCAACGGACCGGCGGTGCAGCTCTTTACCCGCGCCAACGCAGCTCTTGCCGAACGCGGCGCGAAGCTCATGGCCGAAGGTCTTTCCATCAGACTGTGCAACAACGCGCTGAAGTCGTTCAGCGTGGCCCGCGAAGATCTGTGGGAAGGCTGCGAAGTCGTGCCTGCGGGCGTGGTGGAAATCGTGAAGCTGCAGCGCGAGGGCTTTGCCCTGCTGCGTCCGTAG